Part of the Pseudodesulfovibrio mercurii genome is shown below.
CCTTCCTCTTTCTCGCCGGATTCGCCGGGTTCGCCGCCTGGAACAGGAAGGGCGAGGCCCTGGTGGTCGTCGAGCGGGGCCAGTTCATCGCCGCCTGCGGCGTCATCTTCTCCACCCTGGTCCTGCTGGCGGCCCTGACCACGCGGGACTACTCCTTCCGCTACGTCTACAACAACGTGGACAACGCCCTGTCCTTCATCTACACCCTGACCGCCCTGTGGGGCGGCCGCGAGGGGTCGCTGCTGTGCTGGGAGCTGATCATCGCCGTGTCCGGCATGATCTTCGCGGCCACGCCCGGCTACAGGTCCCTGACCGCCGACACCAAGCTCTTCTTCTGGCTCTTTTTCCTGGCCGTGCAGGGCTTCTTCCTGCTCCTGCTGACCGGCTGGTCCAACCCGTTCATCGAGATCGTCCCGGCCCCGGGCGACGGACGCGGCCTGAACCCGCTGCTGCGCAACCCCGGCATGATCTTCCATCCGCCGCTGCTGTTCATGGGCTTCGCCCTGTACACCATCCCGGCCTGCGCGGCCCTGGCGTCGTCCATCGCGGGCGAGCGGAAGTCCTGGATCAAGGTGGTCCGCAACTGGAACGTCCTGGCCTGGATCTTTCTGACCGCGGGCATCATTCTGGGCGGCTGGTGGTCCTACATGGAGCTCGGCTGGGGCGGCTACTGGGCCTGGGACCCGGTGGAGAACGCCTCGCTGATCCCCTGGTTCGCGGGCACCGCCGTGCTGCACACGACCATCATCGAGTCCCGGCGCAACGCCCTGCAACGGACCAACGTCTTCCTCATGTCCCTGACCCTGGTCCTGTGCATCTTCTCCACCTACCTGACCCGGTCCGGGGTCATCGACTCCCTGCACACCTTCGGCGAGTCCGGCGTGGCCCAGCCCCTGTTCTGGTCCATGATGATCATCCTGGCCGTGACCCTGATGATCGTCTTCCTGTCCGAGCGGCAGGTGCATCGCTCCCTGTCCGACTTCTTCAGCCGCCAGGGCATGCTGGTCATTACCGCCTGGTTCCTCCTGGCGCTCGGCCTGGTGGTCACCCTGGGGACCATGTGGCCGGTCATCAGCCGCCTGTGGACCGCGTCCCCCATGGGGCTGGACGCCCATTTCTACAACCGGGTCTGCCTGCCGTTCATGGCCTTCCTGGTGCTCATCTTCTGCTTCTGCCCCTGGCTGGGCTGGAAGGGCGGGGTGCGCAACGTGAAGGGGCTGAGCGCGGTGGCCGCGGTCCTGGTGGTCGCCTTCGCCGGGTTCTACCTGTCGGGCATGACCAACATCCTGGCCGCCCTGACCGCCGCCGCCTCGGTGGCCGCCCTGGTCGGCGTGGGGCTGCTCTTCGCCCTGTACCCGGCCCTGCGCGCCGTGCGCCAGTCCTGGGGGGCCTACGGCGTCCACGTGGGGCTGGTGCTGCTGGCCCTGGGCGTGGCCTTTTCCGGGCCGTACAAGACCGAGCGCGAGGTCGTCCTGGCCCAGGGCGAATCCGTGGCCATCGGCGAGTTCACCGTGACCTACACCGGCCTCCAGGAGGATCGCAACGTGGGCGACATCCTGGCCCGTGCCACGGCCACCCTGGCCGTGACCAAGGACGGCCGGGACAAGGGCGTGCTCCGGCCCGACAAGCGTATCTACAAGAATTTCAGCAACCAGCAGTACGCCGAGGTGGCCACCGTGCCGAGTTTCGGCGACGAGCTCTACGCCACGCTGCTCGGCCTGACCGAGGACAACAAGGCGAGCTTCAAGATCAGCGTCAACCCGCTGGTCAACTGGATCTGGATCGGCGGCACGATCATGTGCCTGCTCGCCTTCCTGCTGCTCAGGCGCACGCCCCGGCCCGGAGAGGTCCGCTAGGATGTCCGGCGCGGGCAAACCGCTGCTGACCGTGAGGCGGGCGGCCAAGTTCTTCGGCAACAAGCTCGTCTTCAAGGAGATATCCTGCGAGGTCCGGCCGGGCGAGATAATGCTGGTGGCCGGTCCCAACGGCGCGGGCAAGTCCACGCTTATGCGCATCATGGCCGGGTTGAGCAAGCCGTCGGCCGGGGAGGTCGTGCTCGACCTCGACCCCGAGGACGTGGCCTACCTGGGCCACGCCACCTTCCTCTATCCCGGTCTGTCCGCCCTGGAGAATCTGAAGTTCTGGGGGGCCATGTACGGGCTCTCCCCGTCCCGGGACGAGCTCATGGCCCTGCTCAAGCGGGTCGGGCTGGAGCGGGCGGCCGAGGAAAAGGCCGGGTCGTTCTCGCGCGGCATGGCCCAGCGCCTCAACCTGGCGCGCATCTACCAGGCGGACCCGAGGCTCATCTTTCTCGACGAGCCCGGCACCGGGCTGGACCCGGCGTCGCTCAGGCGGCTGCGCGGGGAGATCACCGGGCTGCGCGACCAGGGCACGGCCATCGTCTGGATCAGCCACCACGTGGTCGAGGACGCGGCCCTGGCCGACACGGTCCTTGCCCTGGGCGGCCGCCGGGCGGAGTATTTCGGTCCGGCCTCGGCCTACACTCCGGAGGGCGCATGCTGAAACGCACCCTGGTCATCGCCAAAAAGGACCTCAAGCTCTCCCTGTCCGGCGGGCAGGGGCTGGTCCAGGCGGTCCTGCTCGGCCTGCTGCTGATCTTCCTGTTTTCGCTGTCCAAGCCGCTGGGCGGGGCCATCTCGCCCCAGGCCGCGGGGGCCATCTTCTGGCTGGCCTCGGCCTTCGGTCTGGTCCTGGTCTTCAACGACCTGTTTTCCATAGAGGAAATGAACGGCGCGCGGATCGGCATCCTGTCCTCGCCCGCGCCGGTGCACGCGGTCTGGCTGGGCAAGGGACTGGCCGGGTTCGGCCTGCTGTTCGTCTCGCAGTTGGTCTTTCTCCCGGCCACGGCGGCCTTCCTGGGCCAGACGGTCAACGGCCCGTGGTGGCTGCTCTGGGTCACGCTGTTCGGCGCGGACGCCGGACTGGTCATCATCGGCGCGCTCCTCGGGGCGCTCTCCCAGGGGCAGGCGGCCCGCGAGTCGCTGCTGTCGGTCATCGTGTTCCCGCTGCTCCTGCCCGTGCTCCTGTCCGGCATCACCCTGTTCGGCCTGTGTTTCTCGCCCGAGCACACCATGGGCTACGACAAGTGGCTCGGCCTGATCTTCGCCTTTGACTGCCTGTTCGGCGGGGCCGGGCTGTTCCTGTTCCCGTTCGTCTATAGTGGGGAAGAATAGTTATGAAAGTCAGCATACTGGCCATCCTGGCGGGCATCGCCCTGGTGGCCCACCAGGTCATGATCTGGTACTACGCGCCCATCGCCCAGTCCGGGCCGGTGCAGAAAATCTTTTACATGCACCTGCCGTGCTC
Proteins encoded:
- a CDS encoding ABC transporter ATP-binding protein, with protein sequence MSGAGKPLLTVRRAAKFFGNKLVFKEISCEVRPGEIMLVAGPNGAGKSTLMRIMAGLSKPSAGEVVLDLDPEDVAYLGHATFLYPGLSALENLKFWGAMYGLSPSRDELMALLKRVGLERAAEEKAGSFSRGMAQRLNLARIYQADPRLIFLDEPGTGLDPASLRRLRGEITGLRDQGTAIVWISHHVVEDAALADTVLALGGRRAEYFGPASAYTPEGAC
- a CDS encoding heme exporter protein CcmB; its protein translation is MLKRTLVIAKKDLKLSLSGGQGLVQAVLLGLLLIFLFSLSKPLGGAISPQAAGAIFWLASAFGLVLVFNDLFSIEEMNGARIGILSSPAPVHAVWLGKGLAGFGLLFVSQLVFLPATAAFLGQTVNGPWWLLWVTLFGADAGLVIIGALLGALSQGQAARESLLSVIVFPLLLPVLLSGITLFGLCFSPEHTMGYDKWLGLIFAFDCLFGGAGLFLFPFVYSGEE
- a CDS encoding heme lyase CcmF/NrfE family subunit; its protein translation is MHLTGYVGLLFSLLAFLFLAGFAGFAAWNRKGEALVVVERGQFIAACGVIFSTLVLLAALTTRDYSFRYVYNNVDNALSFIYTLTALWGGREGSLLCWELIIAVSGMIFAATPGYRSLTADTKLFFWLFFLAVQGFFLLLLTGWSNPFIEIVPAPGDGRGLNPLLRNPGMIFHPPLLFMGFALYTIPACAALASSIAGERKSWIKVVRNWNVLAWIFLTAGIILGGWWSYMELGWGGYWAWDPVENASLIPWFAGTAVLHTTIIESRRNALQRTNVFLMSLTLVLCIFSTYLTRSGVIDSLHTFGESGVAQPLFWSMMIILAVTLMIVFLSERQVHRSLSDFFSRQGMLVITAWFLLALGLVVTLGTMWPVISRLWTASPMGLDAHFYNRVCLPFMAFLVLIFCFCPWLGWKGGVRNVKGLSAVAAVLVVAFAGFYLSGMTNILAALTAAASVAALVGVGLLFALYPALRAVRQSWGAYGVHVGLVLLALGVAFSGPYKTEREVVLAQGESVAIGEFTVTYTGLQEDRNVGDILARATATLAVTKDGRDKGVLRPDKRIYKNFSNQQYAEVATVPSFGDELYATLLGLTEDNKASFKISVNPLVNWIWIGGTIMCLLAFLLLRRTPRPGEVR